The proteins below are encoded in one region of Ostrea edulis chromosome 3, xbOstEdul1.1, whole genome shotgun sequence:
- the LOC125667147 gene encoding uncharacterized protein LOC125667147, with protein sequence MFCFPRAMFPMALIFVLIIRSTHGLQDDWQLVFQAVTGNGENVLNAWNSRSPSICTIQAGCIPAGFKLDNQRDNTKHLRSPLIDKWNSLNILKIRVVFGGQGKTLAYLEFDGSGSTKNDWFSKARLLHSSWSDLKTSKTNYFSMLGDKSRVTRHFFINKSYAGCPKDIGWFVVVDKRDVCAWARQGNVPVFLYNKSSKAANWNRNIGVADLMNVYIQTL encoded by the exons ATGTTTTGCTTTCCTCGTGCGATGTTTCCTATGGCACTGATTTTTGTCTTGATAATAAGGTCAACACATGGGCTCCAAGACG ATTGGCAATTAGTATTTCAGGCGGTAACAGGGAATGGTGAAAATGTCCTTAATGCCTGGAACTCAAGGTCACCTTCAATATGCACGATACAAGCTGGCTGTATTCCTGCTGGTTTTAAATTAGACAACCAGAGGGATAACACGAAACATCTTCGAAGTCCTTTAATCGACAAGTGGAACTCGCTCAATATTCTAAAA ATCCGTGTAGTATTTGGGGGCCAGGGGAAAACATTAGCGTATTTAGAATTTGATGGAAGTGGAAGCACCAAGAATGATTGGTTCAGCAAAGCTAGACTTCTGCATAGTAGTTGGTCTGATCTCAAGACCTCCAAAACTAACTACTTCTCCATGTTGGG TGACAAATCACGGGTCACTAGACATTTCTTCATCAACAAGAGTTATGCTGGATGCCCTAAGGACATCGGATGGTTTGTGGTGGTGGATAAGAGAGACGTCTGTGCATGGGCAAGGCAGGGAAACGTTCCAGTGTTTTTGTACAACAAAAGTTCTAAAGCTGCAAATTGGAACCGGA ACATCGGAGTTGCAGACTTGATGAATGTCTATATCCAGACTTTGTAG